DNA from Caldisericaceae bacterium:
TAAATTAAAAAGGCTTGGTTACATCGTAGAATAATTTAAAATAAAGGAGGTTCGCAAAAAATGGCAATCGAAGAGAATCTTAAATCAATGGGACTTGAATTACCAAAGTCCCAAAAAGCTTTAGGGAGTTATGTTCCATGTGTTATCACTTCTCAAAATTTACTCTTCTTCTCTGGGATCATTCCAGTTGAAAACGGTGTTGTAATGCAAGGCAAATTTGGTAGAGAATTAAATTTAAATGATGCAAAAAATGCCTCTAAATTAATAGTTCTTTCCTTGCTTGCAAATGTAAAAGAAGCAATCAGTGAGTTTTCAAAAATTAAAAGGTTTGTAAAAATCGAAGGTTACGTTAACTCAACCGAAGATTTTATAGATCAACCAAAAGTAATGAACGAAGTATCAAATTTAATTGTTGCAATATTCGGAGAAAAAGGAAAACATTCTCGTATTGCAGTTTCAACTAATTCTCTTCCTATGGGAGCTTGTTTAGAAGTTTCAGGAGTGATAGAATTAGAATGATGGTATAACAAGCACAGGAATTTTAGAAAGCCTTATAATATTTTGAACTGTGCTTCCAATAAGGCTTGGCGTATAGCCTGCTCCTGTTGAAGAAACTACTATTAAATTAGCTTTTTCTTCTTCTGCTACAGCCGTAATAACCTTAGAGGGAATGCCGAATTCTACTCTGATATAAACCTTTAAGCCACTTTTCTCAAGTATTTCTTTTATGCCATTAAGCCTATCGTAACTACCCTTTTTATACTCTTCCAACTCAATTTTTGATAAAGGTCTCGTAGTAAGTTCCTCATACTCAAGAACATTTACAAGAACGACTTCCTTTGCACCAAATTCCATAAGTTTCTCTACATACGAAACTGCCATCTCACTAAATTTTGAGAAATCAAACGGAAAAATAATTTTCTCAAACATAACCCACCTCACTTTGTAAATATTATACCTATTAGTCCTATTATCACACAATAAACAGCAAAGGTGTAAAAACTTGTCTTTTTAATAATAGGAAAGAAAATCTTTAAAGCAATAAGCCCAGAAATAAAAGAAACAACGATACCAACAAGCAATTCAGTTGGCGTAAATATTGAAAAA
Protein-coding regions in this window:
- a CDS encoding RidA family protein; translated protein: MAIEENLKSMGLELPKSQKALGSYVPCVITSQNLLFFSGIIPVENGVVMQGKFGRELNLNDAKNASKLIVLSLLANVKEAISEFSKIKRFVKIEGYVNSTEDFIDQPKVMNEVSNLIVAIFGEKGKHSRIAVSTNSLPMGACLEVSGVIELE
- a CDS encoding universal stress protein; the encoded protein is MFEKIIFPFDFSKFSEMAVSYVEKLMEFGAKEVVLVNVLEYEELTTRPLSKIELEEYKKGSYDRLNGIKEILEKSGLKVYIRVEFGIPSKVITAVAEEEKANLIVVSSTGAGYTPSLIGSTVQNIIRLSKIPVLVIPSF